The following are from one region of the Reichenbachiella ulvae genome:
- the rimP gene encoding ribosome maturation factor RimP: MRGLESPIFMVEIVTESIVNKIQTLVESILAEQDDLFLVDIIKKGNAQVGKVIVLLDGDHGISIEQCSKVSREVSRFIDEEIDLDEPLTLEVSSAGLDHPLKLNRQYVKNIGKNVKVTLNDNSLVEGQLTKVDDKSIELEVLIDKKKKTTESKVLNFEEINKTIVLVSFK, translated from the coding sequence ATGAGGGGACTTGAGTCCCCTATTTTTATGGTAGAAATTGTGACTGAGAGCATCGTAAATAAAATACAAACACTTGTTGAAAGTATCCTTGCAGAACAGGACGACCTGTTTTTAGTGGATATCATCAAAAAAGGAAACGCCCAAGTTGGGAAAGTCATTGTATTGCTCGATGGCGATCATGGGATTTCGATCGAACAATGTTCTAAGGTAAGCCGCGAAGTTTCTCGTTTTATTGATGAAGAAATTGATCTGGACGAACCGCTGACATTAGAAGTCTCTTCAGCAGGGTTAGATCACCCACTCAAACTGAACAGACAGTATGTCAAAAACATTGGCAAAAATGTAAAAGTGACTTTGAATGACAACTCCCTAGTGGAAGGTCAACTCACCAAAGTAGATGACAAGTCCATCGAATTAGAAGTTTTGATAGACAAAAAGAAAAAAACTACTGAGTCCAAAGTCCTTAATTTTGAGGAAATAAATAAAACTATTGTTCTAGTTTCATTCAAATAA